The Bacillus sp. F19 DNA segment CCTGTGTCTGCTCATTTGGTTTGATTATGACCGAATTCAAGCGTTTTTTCTCTGCTTCAATCGCTTCTTTTTTAAGCAAGAAAGTCTTGTAGCGTTCTTCTTTTATAAGTCCAATCTTACGTCCAATATCCGTTAAACGCAAGTCTGCATTATCATGGCGAAGAAGCAGGCGATATTCCGCTCTGGAAGTCAATAAACGATACGGCTCGTCTGTACCTTTTGTGACTAGATCATCTATTAATACTCCGATATAAGCATCAGAACGGCTTAAGATGACTTCTTCTTTGCCAAGGGCTTTGCTGGCAGCATTAATTCCGGCCATTAAGCCTTGGCCCGCTGCTTCTTCATAGCCAGATGTACCATTGATTTGTCCGGCTGTAAATAGGCCGGGAACCTTTTTCGTTTCAAGGGTTGGCCATAGCTGTGTAGGTACGATGGCATCATATTCGATTGCGTATCCTGCACGCATCATTTCCACTTTTTCAAGACCGGGAATGGATGATAGAATTCTTCGCTGTACATCCTCCGGAAGACTTGTTGATAATCCCTGCACATAAACTTCCTGTGTGTTTCTGCCTTCTGGCTCAAGGAAAATCTGATGACGCGGCTTATCATTAAAACGGACGACCTTATCTTCTATTGAAGGACAGTAGCGCGGTCCAGTTCCTTTAATCATGCCCGAATACATTGGTGAACGATGAAGATTATCGTCGATAATTTTATGAGTTTCTTCACTTGTGTAAGTCAGCCAGCATGGAAGCTGATCGGTAATATATTTTGTCGTCTCATAGGAAAAAGCGCGGGGAACGTCGTCACCTGGCTGAATTTCTGTTTTGCTGTAATCAATCGAATGACTGTTTACACGCGGCGGTGTTCCCGTTTTAAAACGGACCATATCAAGTCCAATTTCCTGCAGATGCTCTGATAATTTTATAGAAGGCTGCTGGTTATTAGGTCCGCTTGAATATTGCAGTTCACCTAAAATAATTTTCCCTCTTAAAAATGTGCCTGTAGTCAGAACAACTGTTTTCGCACGGTATTCCGCACCCGTTTGAGTAATAACGCCCAGGCACTCTCCGTCTTCAATAATAAGACGGTCTACCATTCCTTGAAGCATTGTAAGATTCCGTTCATTTTCCATCGTCTTTTTCATTTCATGCTGATACGTAAATTTATCAGCCTGAGCACGCAGCGCACGCACAGCCGGTCCTTTGCCTGTATTCAGCATTCTCATTTGAATATGTGTTTTATCGATATTTTTAGCCATTTCTCCGCCTAAAGCATCGATTTCCCGCACTACGATTCCTTTTGCCGGTCCACCTACTGATGGATTACAAGGCATAAAAGCAACCATATCAAGATTGATCGTCAAAGCAAGCGTTTTTGCACCCATTCTCGCAGAAGCGAGGGCTGCCTCAACCCCTGCATGACCTGCACCGACGACAACTACATCATAATCACCTGCATGATATCCCATGGTATTTACCTCCTTTATGAATTAAGCACTTTTCTATTTTTTAACCTAAGGTAAAATGTACATGATTCTTTATATATACAGCCCTTATTTTCCTAAACAGAACTGAGCAAACAGCTGATCAATCAGACTTTCATGAACAGCATCTCCAATAATTTCACCGAGCAGCTCCCACGTACGTGTCAAATCGATTTGTACAAGATCAATCGGCACTCCCGCTTCAATCGCTTCAAGTGCATCTTCAATGGTACGTTTTGCCTGTGACAGCAAAGCAATGTGCCTTGTGTTTGAAACATAGGTTAAATCCGAAGCGCCAACGCTGCCTTCGAAAAACAGCGAGCTGATGGATTCTTCAAGCTGATCAATTCCCTGTTCTTCAAGCAGAGAAGTCGTCACTACAGGAGATTTTTCAGCAAGCTCCCTCACCCGTTTCAAATCTACTTTTTGAGGAAGGTCTGTTTTATTGACGATAACAATTACGTCCATTCCGCTTACAGCTTCAAACAGCTGCTCATCCTCTTTTGAAAGAAATTCACTGTAGGTTAAAACGAGCAGGATAAGATCGGCCTTTTTCAATACCTGTCTAGATTTCTCAACACCAATCCTCTCGACAATGTCCTCTGTCTCCCTAATACCAGCTGTATCAACTAAACGAAGAGGCACGCCCCGAACGTTTACATATTCCTCAATGACATCCCTTGTCGTTCCCGGTATATCTGTTACAATCGCTTTATTTTCGTGAATCAGACTATTCAGAAGCGACGATTTGCCTACATTAGGTCTGCCTACGATGACCGTTGAAAGACCCTCTCTTAAAATCTTGCCCTGCTGAGATGTTTGGAGCAGCTTTTCAATCTCGTTTTTGACGAACGTTGCTTTTTCAATCAGCATGCTGTGCGTCATTTCTTCTACATCATCATATTCAGGGTAATCTATGTTTACTTCCACATGTGCAAGTGTCTCAAGAATTTCCTGGCGCAGACGCTGAATGAGCTTTGATAGTCTCCCTTCCATCTGTCCAAGGGCGACATTCATTGCACGATCTGTTTTTGCTCTTATTAAATCCATCACCGCTTCAGCTTGCGACAAATCAATTCGTCCATTTAAAAACGCTCTTTTCGTAAATTCACCAGGTTCTGCAAGCCGCGCCCCATGGTTTAATGCAAGCTGCAGTACACGGTTAACTGTTACAATCCCGCCGTGGCAGTTTATTTCTACTATATCTTCCCTCGTAAATGTCTTAGGGCCTTTCAAAACCGATACCATGACTTCTTCTACAAT contains these protein-coding regions:
- the mnmG gene encoding tRNA uridine-5-carboxymethylaminomethyl(34) synthesis enzyme MnmG, which encodes MGYHAGDYDVVVVGAGHAGVEAALASARMGAKTLALTINLDMVAFMPCNPSVGGPAKGIVVREIDALGGEMAKNIDKTHIQMRMLNTGKGPAVRALRAQADKFTYQHEMKKTMENERNLTMLQGMVDRLIIEDGECLGVITQTGAEYRAKTVVLTTGTFLRGKIILGELQYSSGPNNQQPSIKLSEHLQEIGLDMVRFKTGTPPRVNSHSIDYSKTEIQPGDDVPRAFSYETTKYITDQLPCWLTYTSEETHKIIDDNLHRSPMYSGMIKGTGPRYCPSIEDKVVRFNDKPRHQIFLEPEGRNTQEVYVQGLSTSLPEDVQRRILSSIPGLEKVEMMRAGYAIEYDAIVPTQLWPTLETKKVPGLFTAGQINGTSGYEEAAGQGLMAGINAASKALGKEEVILSRSDAYIGVLIDDLVTKGTDEPYRLLTSRAEYRLLLRHDNADLRLTDIGRKIGLIKEERYKTFLLKKEAIEAEKKRLNSVIIKPNEQTQELIRRAGGSELKDGIRASDLMKRPEMNYEHIHALAPADENISGEIAEQVEIQIKYEGYIEKSLQQVEKLKKMENKRIPENIDYDAISGIASEARQKLKEVRPLSMAQASRISGVNPADISILLVYLEQGKIARVSGE
- the mnmE gene encoding tRNA uridine-5-carboxymethylaminomethyl(34) synthesis GTPase MnmE; the encoded protein is MEFDTIAAISTPMGEGAIAIVRLSGDDAIKIADRLYSGPSGKRLAEVPSHTIHYGHIADPDTAQIVEEVMVSVLKGPKTFTREDIVEINCHGGIVTVNRVLQLALNHGARLAEPGEFTKRAFLNGRIDLSQAEAVMDLIRAKTDRAMNVALGQMEGRLSKLIQRLRQEILETLAHVEVNIDYPEYDDVEEMTHSMLIEKATFVKNEIEKLLQTSQQGKILREGLSTVIVGRPNVGKSSLLNSLIHENKAIVTDIPGTTRDVIEEYVNVRGVPLRLVDTAGIRETEDIVERIGVEKSRQVLKKADLILLVLTYSEFLSKEDEQLFEAVSGMDVIVIVNKTDLPQKVDLKRVRELAEKSPVVTTSLLEEQGIDQLEESISSLFFEGSVGASDLTYVSNTRHIALLSQAKRTIEDALEAIEAGVPIDLVQIDLTRTWELLGEIIGDAVHESLIDQLFAQFCLGK